TGAAGAATTaacaaaagattaaaaaaaaaatgtcAAACACAACTCAAGAACGAAATGGCATTTGCATGAGAAATATGAAACTGAAAGGAAAACTGTTGATGTCTTCGAAAAATAAAGGTGGTATGGTTAGAAATCTGCAGATACGAATGAACTCACCGTTTACTGATGTCCTCCCATGTAAGACTTTCTTTACCGAGACCATGATAAAGTTTTATGATCTCCCTTTCTCGTTCTCCCAGTGTTATACCGATGAGTCTGTTCACTTCATCCTGTAAATGTAACATTCATAAAGATTACATACGACATCACCTGCAGAAAAGAAATGTGCTCTAATCGGATCCTCATGGATAAAAACTATTTTATTTGGAAAGTTCTTTGATCGATTCAAATCCAATTCACGAAGCACATGGACAATGCATAGAGAAACATAGCAGCCATCAAGACAAGAAGTAATGAAGATATGACCATTTTAGGATCGATGTTCGATTTCTACTAATCTACTAATAGTCAGCTAAGAAAAGGCTTAGTAGAGTGCTATCGGAGTGAAAGAAAGTTAAACCCGAGTCAAAATTTCTGGTGATGGAGCCAAACGAATGAGAAAGAGGTGCAGACATTACGATTATAAACCGTTCATTCGATAGTTTTTTTAGAGATCAGTGAACTAAAGTATTCATTTACCTTGAGTGCCCCTTCATCTACTCCATGCCAAGGATTGTTTTCTTCATGGTGATCTGCAATGTACTGAAAAGATAAAACCGAAACTTGGTTAATAGTaaacaacatgaaataaccaTCAAGGGAATCAGGATTCTATTGAGTTGGTTCGTATTAGAGGAACCTACACTATGATGAGTCTCTCCAGGAAGACCATTCAATGAGGGGAACGCAACGCGGTCAAGTGAGAAGACCTTACTGTCTGCCTGCATTAATGAAATTATAGTGAGGATCGGAAAATGCAATTGTATTTGTTAACCAGGAAAGTAACTTTCGGGCGTATTGTACCTCTGTCGCATTCCGGACTTTCTTCTGAGACATGTTCAGACTCTCGGCAATCCTCTGGAAATTTAACATTACCAATTAATTACTTACAGTCCACTGAGAGAATAAATAAGCTTAAAATAGGCTCGGATACAGATATTAAACATTGATTTTGAAGTATAATGATTAGTCAGATTAACCGTAATTCATTGAAACTTAATCCATATGATAGTAGTGGATGCCACTTACATCAATAGTTGGCGTTATTCCTTTCTCTTTGAGTCTATATTTTGCATTTCGGATTAATCCCAGTCGTTCATGCATATGAGTAGGCAACCTTAAAGTTCTCGAGTTATCAACTAATGCTCTCGATACACCCTGAGATAAAGTGCAAACTTTGTTAGATCTTGTCGCACATATCCATATACGACACTCATATTAATAGGACCTGTCACTTTCAGGAATAATGATATTACATTTATGGAGTTGAGTATTACGAAATCTATTTTTAATCTCTACAAAGTTTCTTCACAAACAGAGATGAACATTACCTGACGTATCCACCAGTAAACGTAAGTTGAAATTTTATATCCCTTTGAAGAATCGAATTTTTCGATGCCACGCAATAGTCCAATCAAACCACCCTACACGTAAATTAAACAAAGAAGTTAATCACGCAGTAAAACCGGAAAAATTGATAACTTATCATGTATTTAAACATGGTTGATATAATGAACCTGAATAAGATCAGGCATTTCAGCACCCATGTTATCGTATCTTTGAGctatggacataaccaaacggacATTGCTCATTGCCAATTTGTCTCTTGCCAatgaacattcaattaacattGAACGCAACTCAGCACGAGAAATCTTCAAGGAAGTTGCAAGCTGTTCATCGGACGGGTCACACCCGAGCCTCTCCTTCAATCTAGGATTTCATTACAACAATTAGAACTGAATTTCAAGACTGAATTAGAATGATTCAATTCATACACATCATATATGGTTTACCTCAATCTCTGATCCTCCAAGGAAAGTCCAGTTTTGATTTTCTTCGACAATCGAACAACTTCCGCATGGCTGAGCAACTCTTCACTTACAACACCTCGCACATAACCCTTCAAACGACTTCGAAGCAGCTCTGGACTGATCAATGATCTTAGCTGCTTAGCATTAGGTTGCATCCTAGTATTGAATCTCCGTTGCCGAGCTGACACCCCAGAACAAGTAACAGGTACCTTCTTTTTAGTTTTTCTACTTGGTGATTCAGTGAACACCGTCCTTTCGAACGAAAGAGTCCATTGCTGTTCGAGCATAGACTTCTGAAACAAAAGAAGAGCCTCCACAGAGTAGTCAAGTTCATAGCTTTCTTCTTCAAAATCATCGGATCCCCGACACCAAGGTCCGGCAGTTGAAACAAGGGAAGCAGTATCCACATGCTCCTTAAGAGCTTTGATCGACCGACTACGCCGATCATATGAAGGAACACTTTGGCTACAATTAGATGATTTCTTTGCAACTATTAGACTTTTAGTGGGAGCAGTTTGATAATGTGGAGCTCCGCCATAATCACCAGCATACGAGTGCTTCTCAATGATATCGGAATACGAAAACGAAGAACT
Above is a genomic segment from Gossypium arboreum isolate Shixiya-1 chromosome 8, ASM2569848v2, whole genome shotgun sequence containing:
- the LOC108484413 gene encoding RNA polymerase sigma factor sigA-like — encoded protein: MMATAAIIGLTVGKRLLSSSFSYSDIIEKHSYAGDYGGAPHYQTAPTKSLIVAKKSSNCSQSVPSYDRRSRSIKALKEHVDTASLVSTAGPWCRGSDDFEEESYELDYSVEALLLFQKSMLEQQWTLSFERTVFTESPSRKTKKKVPVTCSGVSARQRRFNTRMQPNAKQLRSLISPELLRSRLKGYVRGVVSEELLSHAEVVRLSKKIKTGLSLEDQRLRLKERLGCDPSDEQLATSLKISRAELRSMLIECSLARDKLAMSNVRLVMSIAQRYDNMGAEMPDLIQGGLIGLLRGIEKFDSSKGYKISTYVYWWIRQGVSRALVDNSRTLRLPTHMHERLGLIRNAKYRLKEKGITPTIDRIAESLNMSQKKVRNATEADSKVFSLDRVAFPSLNGLPGETHHSYIADHHEENNPWHGVDEGALKDEVNRLIGITLGEREREIIKLYHGLGKESLTWEDISKRIGLSRERVRQIGLVALEKLKNAARKDGMEAMLLKQ